A window of Gopherus evgoodei ecotype Sinaloan lineage chromosome 13, rGopEvg1_v1.p, whole genome shotgun sequence contains these coding sequences:
- the LOC115660853 gene encoding tetratricopeptide repeat protein 28-like, with amino-acid sequence MLSKAEFVEKVRQSNQACHDGDFHTAIMLYNEALGVDPQNCILYSNRSAAYMKIQQYDKALDDAIKARLLNPKWPKAQGS; translated from the exons ATGTTGAGCAAGGCTGAGTTTGTTGAGAAAGTTCGTCAGAGTAACCAGGCCTGTCATGATGGTGATTTTCATACAGCTATTATGCTGTACAATGAAGCCCTGGGAGTCGATCCTCAGAATTGCATCCTGTACAGTAACCGATCTGCAGCATACATGAAAATCCAGCAGTACGACAAGGCACTGGATGATGCAATCAAAGCACGACTCCTAAATCCTAAATGGCCAAAG GCCCAGGGATCTTGA